The Terriglobales bacterium genomic sequence GTTTGGATGATCACAGTGATAAGGAGGGTTCAGGACCAAGGGTCTTAGGGGTTGGAATCCACCGCGCGAATTAGCAAGAAACAAATAACAGGGAGGAAAAACAGGCGATTTCCCGAATTCGACTTCGAAGTTATCGAATCCTGCCCAAATTCTGCAAATTCCTCGCAAAGGCAGGGAATAAACAGGGAGTTCTGTGGATTTCTCTCTACGCTTCGATCAACAAAGCACTTAGCTGCGATTTGTGCAGGATTCAAGAAAATAACAGCGAGCTAACAGGGAGCTTCCGAACTTATTGCAGCATTTTCCGCTGCCGGCAGAACGATCCTGCCCACATCTGGCTTTGTCGAAACTCGAAACTCGAAACCTGAAACTTGAAACGCCTTTTGTTCTCTCTTCGTGGTGAAATATCGCTGTGGACTCCACCCGCATCATCTTTCACCTCGACATGGACGCCTTCTTCGTCTCGGTGGAAGAGCTGCTCGATCCCTCGCTGAAAGGCAAGCCCGTAATTGTCGGCGGCGCCAAGGATCAGCGCGGTGTAGTGGCTGCAGCATCCTACGCTGCGCGCAAATTCGGAGTGCACTCGGCGATGCCGCTGCGGACGGCCGCCAAGCTCTGCCCAGAGGGCATTTACCTCGACGGGCACATGGAGCTCTATCGCGAATACTCGGAAAAGGTTCACAAGATTCTTTGCCGATTCTCGCCTAGAGTGGAAATGGCCTCTGTAGACGAGGCCTATCTCGACATGACTGGAACGGCACGACTGCTCGGGCCACCGCTCAAGGCCGCCCACGACTTGCACAACGCTATCGGGACGGAGCTGAACCTCAATTGCTCGATTGGGATTGGTGGTGCGCGCGTTGTCGCCAAGATCGCCTCCGATTTGGCTAAGCCAAACGGCGTCTTATTTGTGCATCCCGGTCATGAAGTTCGGATATTCGCCGGGCTTCCCGTGCGCAAGATGCCAGGCGTCGGCAAGGTCACCGAAGCCCGCTTGCACGATTTAGGCATTCGCACCTTTGCCGACCTCAATGCGCGACAGGATCTCGAGCATGAGTTCGGAGCCTACGGAGCAGCGATGGCCGGCAAAGCTCGCGGCGAAGACGCAGGCGGCTGGTTTGACGAAGAGATCGGCGAGAGCGCGGCGAAGTCCATCAGCCACGAACACACATTCGGAGAAGATACGGCTGACGTCCAGGTACTGGAAACGACTCTCGCGCGGCTTACGGAGATGGTCGCGCGCCGCTTGCGCGAACAGCGATTCGAAGCGCGAACCATCCAATTGAAGCTCCGCTACTCCGACTTTCACACCATTACGCGAGCCCATTCTCTGGCTGAGCCCACCAGTAGTGATCATGCGATCCTTACGAATATCCGCGCACTGTTTCACAACAATTGGAGGCAAGGTGCGCGAGTGCGCTTGCTCGGCGTTCATGTGTCCGGATTCGACTCGCCGGGAGCAACAGCCTCGTTCGACTTCGACGGCGACGAGCGCTGGCGACAGGCGCTCACGGCCGCCGATCGCCTGCGCGACAAGTATGGAGAATCAGCCGTGCACATCGGCAGCGCTCTGAAGGCCAATATTCGCGAACGCACGCACGAGAATCCGGCAGGGTTGAGGGGGCCGAGGAAGAGCGAACACGAAGGTCACTAAGGCTACATAAGAGGTCACAATGAAAAGGGCGAACGCAGATTCATTCAAGCACATTCAAATACCGCTGCTCGACAAGAATTGCGAAATTAACTCCTCTTTCTTCGTGACCTCTTTAGTCGCCTTTGTGACCCTCGTGTTCGCCTTTCCAGCTTCTGCGAAAATTGAAGTAGTCCCATGATCCAGCTCTCCTCTTCCGGGAAGCGCTTCGGCCACAAACTCCTGTTTGAGGACCTCGATTGGCTGATCACGCCCAACGACCGTGTCGGCGTCGTCGGCGCGAATGGGACTGGCAAATCCACTTTGCTGAAAGTACTCGCGGGAATCGAGTCCCTCGATTACGGCAACATCGTTCGCACGAAAGGAATCAGCGCCGGCTACCTGCCGCAGGATGGTTTGTCGCTCAGCGGGCGAACCGTCTTTGCCGAATGCATGTCGGTGTTCGATGAGATTCGCGCGATGGAACAGGAACTCGAGCAGCTCACTGTCCGCATATCTGAGTTGGATCACGAGAGCGCTGAGTATCTGGAGGTTGCCGATCGATTCCACAGTCTCGAATCCCAATTTCGCGCGCACGATGGATATGCCCTGGACGCTCAGGTCGGCGCGGTACTAACCGGTCTAGGCTTCCGTAAAGAAGACTGGCAGCGCGCGACCGAGGAGTTCTCAGGCGGTTGGCAGATGCGGATTGCGCTAGCCAAACTCTTATTACAGAAGCCCAATTTGTTGCTGCTCGACGAGCCTACAAACCATCTCGATCTGGAGACGCGAAACTGGCTCGAGGACTACCTCGCCGCGTATCCGCACGCCTTCGTGCTCATCTCGCACGACCGGTACTTCCTCGACGTCACGGTAAAGAAGACGGTCGAGATCTGGAACAAGCGTGTGCAGTTTTACAGTGGGAATTACGAGAAGTACCTGGCGCAGCGGGAAGAGCGCAAGACGCAGCTCGAGTCTGCGTATCGCAATCAGCGGGAAAAGATCGAGCAGCTCGAAGCCTTCATCAATCGCTTTCGCTATCAGGCGACGAAAGCAAAGCAGGTTCAAAGCCGCATCAAGGAACTCGAACGCATGGAGCGCATCGAGATTCCTCCGGAAGAGAAGACGATCCACTTCCATTTCCCGAAGCCGAAGCCGAGCGGACGCACCGTCGCCGAGTTTAAAAGCGTAGCAAAGAGCTATGAGACAAAAGAGGTCTTCCACGATGTGAGTTTCATGATCGAGCGTGGCGATCGGATCGCTCTCGTGGGTGCAAATGGCGCGGGCAAATCGACGTTGATCCGCATCCTGAGCGGCAGCGAACCGCTCTCAGCGGGCGAATACGCGCTGGGGCACAACGCAGAACCAGACTACTTCGCGCAGGATCAATACAAGGTCCTGAATCCTGAGCGAAGAATGCTCGACGATCTCGAAGAAGTTGCTCCGCGTTCGACGATGACTGAACTCCGCAGCCTGCTCGGATGCTTTCTCTTCTCCGATGACGACGTCTTCAAGCCGCTCGGCGTGCTCTCCGGCGGGGAACGCAATCGCTATGCGCTCGCACGCATGTTGCTGCATCCCTCGAATTTCCTGTTGCTCGACGAGCCGACGAATCACCTGGATCTTCGCGCCAAAGATGTGCTGTTGAACTCTTTGCAAGAGTTCAGCGGAACGGTGGTCTTCGTCTCGCACGACCGTTATTTCATCGACAAGCTTGCTACCCGTGTCTTCGAAGTAGGCGGCGGCAAAGTGGAGATTTTCCCGGGCAATTACGAGGACTATCTCTGGCGCAAGCAGGGCGGCACTGCCGGCAATCAGGCTGGCGCAAGCACTCCCACTCCTGAGGTCCCGCTGATCCTCTCCGATCAGCCCACTATTTCGAAGAATGGCACTCCGACAAACCAGGATTCTTCCGAGACCGAACCCAGGCAGCGGCGGGTCAATCCGATAAAACTGCGGCAAATGAAGGAGCGCGTGCGCGAGATCGAAGAGGAGATCACAAAGCTCGAAGCCGGAATCGCCGAATGCGAGCAAGCGCTCCAGAGCTTTGTGAGCGCACAGGAGACCGCAAGAGTCACGGACTTATTAGAGATCAGGCGCTCCGATTTGGAATCGTTGATGAAGGAGTGGGAAGAAGTGTCGGCGGTGATTGAGAGCGCGTAAAAGGACGAGACGAACACGAAGGTCACTAAGGAAAAAGATGAGGTCACGAAGACGTTCTCCGTGACCTTAGGTGTTCCTTCGTGACCTTCGTGTTCGCCTCTCGGGCCTACCTTCCAGGCAGCTTAATGCCGCCGTCCACTCCCCACGTTTTTCCCGCATTGAAGACAAGGAAGATCAGGAAAAGCATCGCCAAGGGGATGTTATCGAGATGTGCTCCCAAGTAGCGCCACATAGGAGCTCCATGACCAGGCTCATACCAGCTCGCCGCGGCCATTGTCAGCATGAACACAAGCCCTCCCAGCGAGCTCAAGCGCACAAACCATCCAAGCACAAGCGAGATGCCGATGAGCAATTCGCTCCAGGCCACAATGCGAGCCCACAAGTACGGATGAGGCAAAACCCAGCCCGTGAGCATCGGCCGCACCAAACTCAACGCCTGGTGTTGATCGACGTATGTGCTGACGTACTTCTGAAAGCCTCCGTGGACAAATTCGGAGCCAACGATTTTGTATTCGGCGAAGAACAGGAACATCACGCCCACGGCAACGCGCACCAGGGCGAGCACGCGGCGGGCATTTGCGTCGCTCATAAGAATCAAAAGCTACAGGGAGGCAGGCGGACGGCAAAGTGACAAGAGGAGTTCTGGCTGAATGTAGCGAGGAAGCCGAACGACTACATCACGTGCGAGCGGAAGATTTCGTCTTCGCAGCAGCGTCCTTTGCAGCGTAGGGCGAGGAACGAGCACGCGATGACGACACCCACCGTAATCGCCGTACCAGCATGCGAGATGCCTGAGAGCAGAGTGGCGATCCAAGTCTCCGGGGATAGAATCGGCGAAAACATAACGGTCCTTGTTCTTCTTAGAAGCAGAGGTCGCCCAAAAGGCTGGCTCGAAAAAAATATTGTGAATCCTCGGCGCAAACTATTGAACTGTCAGCATTAACAGGCTTGCTGTTCTTTGTTGGCTGGCCATTCTACTCCCTAGCAACGAATCCAGCTCTGCCTTTTTTATGGGGCTCTCAAGTAGCTGAGTTTGAACGAAAAACCCTTAGCCTACCATCCTCTAACCAGAGAGAAACCACGAAGGACACGAAGGAGCACGAAGGAATAAAACCGCCATACCTTCGTGATCCTTCGTGTCCTTTGTGGTTAGCTCTGTTTTTCCGTGTCTCCGTGTCTCCGTGGTGAAAAAGCGCCTTGGGAATTCAGAACGCCATGAACGGCAGCTTCTTTGGCTTGCGTTCCTGCACAAAAGGCTGAATGAGGAATTCCAGCATTGGAGTTGCAGCGCGGAAGCGGTTGATGATCTCTGGCAGCATTCGTCCTGAAGTGGTCACATCGCCGTCGAGAGTGTTCTCCAGGAACCACTGCTTCCTGCGAATCAGATCTTCAGCAGGATGATCCTTCGCGAATCCCTTAGGCACGCGTAAGAGTTGCTCGCCCTTAAGCTCTCCCATTGCGTTTCGAAGCGCCTTGCCGCTGAGAATCGCGCGAAACTCCTCATGACGCTCGGCCAGTAGATTGCGGATGGCAAGAAGTTCGTCGCGCTCCGGCATCCAGACGCCCGCGAACACGAGAAGCTCCTTGGCAGTGAAATGGAAGTAGAAACATGGGCCGGCAGCCTTATCGAGATTCTGAAGATAGAAAGTGGCCGCAACGTGTGTCTTGTACGGACGCTTGTCCTTGGAAAAGCGCGTATCGCGATAAATGCGGAACACGGCCTTCTTCACCGGAGTTACATAGCGCGGCGCGAACTCGGCGAGTTCGCCGTTGATCGCGTTTACCAGGGTCTCAAGGGGACCACGAACGTGCTCTTCATAAATATGCTTGCGCGGTTGAAACCATTCGCGTTTGTTGTGGCGCTCCAGCCCACGAAGAAACGTGATTGCCTCTGGAGGGAAGCCGGGGAAGCGGCTCTCGTGGACCGGCTGTCGGCGTATAGCGAGGGAAGTTGCTCGGCTAGACATGTGAATGGATTTTATTTCATTAGGGTTTGGAATTTATCTTCATCCCGGGGCGCCCGGGCGCTCCGGGATTCAATACTTCGGCATCCGCGGATCTACTTTGTCTGCCCACGCCAGGATTCCGCCTGCAAGGTTCTTCACCTTGCGGAACCCTGCCTGGCGGAGGAAGTCGACGGCTTTGCCGCTGCGCACGCCGGAGCGGCAGTGCGCGACGATCTCACGACTCGAATCCAGTTCATTCATGCGCTTCGGTAAGTCGCCGAGCGGGATCAGATGTCCGTTGAGGTTGCAGATCTGATACTCATGCGGCTCGCGAACATCGAGGATGTAAATATCCTCGCCGGCATCGAGGCGCCGTTTGAGTTCCTCGGGCTGAATCTCCGGCGCCGTCGTGCTTACGGGAGCTTCCTCACCGCGAATGCCGCAAAACTCCTGGTAATCGATCAGTTCCGTAATGGTCCGATTCGGGCCGCATACCGGGCAGTCTGGATTCTTGCGCAGCTTAAGTTCGCGGAACTTCATCCCCAGCGCGTCGACGAGGAGCAGACGTCCAATCAGTGGATCGCCGGCGCCAAGAATCAGCTTGATCGTCTCGGTTGCCTGGATAAGTCCGACTAGTCCGGGGAGAATGCCAAGCACTCCGCCCTCTGCGCATGAAGGTACGAGTCCTGGCGGTGGCGGTTCAGGATACAAGCACCGATAGCACGGACCGTCTTTGGCCCCGAAGACGCTGGCCTGACCTTCGAAACGGAAGATCGAGCCATAGACATTCAGTTTGCCGCTCAGCACGCAGGCATCGTTCACCAGGTAGCGCGTTGGGAAGTTGTCGGTGCCATCGACAATGATGTCGAAATCGCGGAAGATTCGCATCGCGTTGTCGCTGCTCAGCCGAGTGTCAAAGCGACGCACTTCGACGAACGGGTTCATCGCTTCGATCTTGTCGGTGGCGGAATCGAGCTTCGAGCGTCCCACGTCGGCGGTGGTGTGAATGATTTGCCGCTGCAGGTTGGTGAAGTCGACGATGTCGAAATCAACCAAACCGAGCGTGCCCACTCCTGCGGCAGCGAGATACAGGGCCAGCGGCGAACCGAGTCCGCCCGTGCCGATGCAGAGCACACTGGCTGCCTTAAGCTTCTGCTGACCTTCCATGCCGACTTCGGGCATGATCAGATGTCGCGAGTAGCGCAGGATTTCGTCTTTGCTTAACGCGTTGGATACGAGAGTTGATGTGGCCATGGGTCCTAATTTCTGCCGTTACGAGCGTCTTCGAAGATCGGGTGATCGGGCCATCGGGTGATCGGGTGAAGTAACCTCACGAGTTCCCCGGCGGGTTCGACACCCCCGGCGATCGAAGGGATGATCGAAAGATGGTCGCCGTCTTTCACTCGTGTGTTCTCTTTGTCGGAGAGATAGCGCACGTCTTCGTCGTTCAAATACAGGTTTACAAAGGCTCGCAGTTTGCCGTCGTCGGTATAAAGATGCCGTTTCAAATCGGGATGCGTGCTCGTGAGCTTCGAGAGCGCGTCGCCAACCGTGGACGCGTGGACCTCGACGGCATCCTGCTTGCCTGCATATTGGCGTAATGGAGTTGGGATAAATATCTTCATAGTTCGAATTAGTGTTTCGCCTAAATTCTCTTCACCACAGAGGACACAGAGAACACAGAGGAAAACAGATTGTTTTCTCAATCCTCTGTGCCCTCCGCGGTTACTCAGAAATCAGAAATTCCCAGAAATGAGTTGATGTGCCAGCTCATCGCCTCGATTCATTTGCGATCGCGGCTGTTTCGACCACGACGTTTACTGCTTCATCTTCGAAGTGCTTGTTTTCTTCCGTCTCTCCCGCCAGCTCGAACGAATTTGTGATCTTTGCCTGGCCGCGTTCGACACTGGTGATCACGTACGAGCAGCCGATCCAATGCGCTTCTGCTAAATCGGTTTGCGACCAGCGTGCGGGATGGTCGGGATGCGAGTGATAGAAGCCTACGATCTCCAACCCTGCTTCGCGCGCCTGCCGCTGAATCCGCACTAGCTCCTGTGGCGCGATGTGATAGCGGTTATGTGGCGAGTCAGAACGCGTGTTCCCACATCGGACCGTTTTTGTTACATTGCGAGTCTCGCCATCCGAACTCGCCAGCAGCACACCACAGCACTCGTGCGGGTATGTCTCTTCCCCGTGTTGGCGGATGGCGTCGTATTCGAATTGGGAAATCTTGAGCATTGTCGTAGCGCAGCATTGTCATTCCGAACCGCGCTCTTTGCGGTGAGGAATCCCTATCGATACATTTCTGCCGACTATAGGGATTCCTCCGCCAACTTCAGGCGTTCGGAATGACAACAAGACCAGAACTCATTCCTCCCACAATCTCTCACTCAAGTACTTATCTGCCGAATCGCACAGAACCGTCACAATCACTGCCTCGCCGTTCTTCTCGATCCATCCAGTCTTGTCCAGCCGCTGCGCCAGCTCCAATGCACCAACCACCGCAGCTCCCGACGAGATTCCGACCAGTAATCCCTCTTCGCGCGCCAGCCGTTTCAGCATTGCGTAGGCAGCTTCGGTTGAAATGCCGTGATCTTCATCGGCCAACGACGGATCGTAGATCTTCGGCACGATCGCCGTCGCCATGTGCTTCAGTCCTTCGAGCCCGTGGAATGGCGAATCCGGCTGCAGGGAGATGCACTGGATCTGCGGATTCAGCTCTCGCAGTCGTCGCGTGCAGCCGACGAACGTTCCACTAGTTCCCATTGTGGCGACAAAATGGGTGACGCGTCCCTCAGTCTGGTTCCAGATTTCGTTGGCGGTGGTGTGATAGTGGGCGCGCCAGTTGGCATCGTTCGAGTACTGGTCGGCGTAGAAATACTTGCCGGGATCGCCGGCCGCAAGTTCCTGGGCCTTTCGAATCGCACCGTCGGAGCCGTCGTTCGGATCGGTAAAGACGATCTCCGCTCCATAGGCTTTCAGGATGCGCTTCCGCTCCAGCGAGACATTGGACGGCATGCAGAGCTTCACCGGGAAGCCGCGTGCGGCGCCGATCATGGCGTAGGCGATGCCGGTATTCCCGCTCGTAGCATCGAGCAGCGTGCGGCCGGAAAGCTGTCCGTTACGCTCGGCTTCGCGCACGATATTGAGCGCCGGACGGTCCTTCACTGAGCCGCCGGGGTTCGCCCACTCCCCTTTCCCGAGGATCTGGACGCCGGGCACGCTCTCGGCAATTCTTCCCAGACGAACGAGCGGAGTATTGCCAATGCGCTCAAGTTGTGTGTTTCCAAGCACTTGGCTCGCCATTCTTGGCCCTATATGGGACGTAATCACACTCACGTAATTTGCTCAGTTCCTCAGTCGTGTGCGAAAGTAGCACCCTTACCGTTCCTAAAAAGTCTAATGATGACGTAGGGAGCGGGGCAACAAACCGGCAGGCTTGGCTATCTACAGCACAGCAGCCGGAATCCTGAGCTTCCGTAGCTCGCAGGACAGAGGCGAGCGGGGGCTGGAAGACATAGCGAGATCGATGGCAGACAAAGTTGAAGCTGTGACATACGACCAGGCACTCGGCTGGTTACGCGACCACCAATTCGATGTTCTGGAAGCGCCTGGCGTTTCAAATCGTGTCTTCCTCAAGAAATACAACGTCTCTGCTGCAATCCAGCGGGATGAAGACGGCGGTATCCGTCTCTTTGCCAAACCGGGATACCTGGTCGGCAGCGAGATCGCCCGCTTAGTGGACAAAGGCTATCAGAAGTTCCTGAAGACCACAAAGAAGGAAATCCCCGCCACGGCTGACCATCTAAAGGCGATCCACAACTTCTCCGAAGAGCTGAAGGAAGCTACTGGCTCCATCAGCCTCTACAACGAAGGCCTGGGGACTGTGAGTGATCGCTATATGTATGACCGCGTGGAAAACCGCGACGAGGCCAAGGCAGTCCGTCCGGTACGCCCGTGGGAGAAAAAGAAGCAATAAGCAAGAACCTAAAGACGAGATTCACCTGGATCCGGCCGCCCTTGGCCGGGTTTTCGTTTCTGGCCTGAGCCATTTCGGTCTCGTTTTCCCGGTCTAACTCAGCCCCGCAGCTACATTGTCTTCGAGCATCATCGGCGCCTGGCGCGCCGAGCCGAGCGCTTGCTCCAGGACTCGCGCCACCTTCAGGATTAACTCTTCCGCGTTCTGCTGGCCCACGATTTGAACGCCAAGGGGCAGTCCTTCTGGAGATGTGCCGACGGGAATGACGACGCCAGGGTTGCCGAGCAGGTTGAACCACTGGGTGTAGCTCATGGCGTCCATGTAGGAGACCTGTTTTCCGTTTACAGACCATTCGCGTTCACCGTGGCGGAAGGCAGGTATTGAGCACACCGGGCAGATCAGGACCGGCACTTGTGCCATCTGTTGCATGAGGCGCAGCCGAAGCTGATCGCGCCCGAACCATGCCGCAAGCAGTTCCTCTTTCGTGGGTGGCCGATCGGAGTAGGTGAGAATTGCGCTGGTCTCGCACTCGCGTCCTTTGAACTCGGGCGCGAGCATCTCGGCAGCGAGCCGTACGAAAAGTTTCCACCAGTGCCCGCGAGCTTCATCAAGAACGTCGGGCTCGAAGTGCTCAACGTGCAGCCCGGAATCTTTCAAGACCGATACCGCTGTTCTGACGGCAGCGCGCGTTTCACCGGTGACGGGCGCCGAAATGTGCTCTTCGAAGTAACCGATTGTAATTTTCTTCAATTCCTCGTCGGAAACGTCGTGCAGCGGAATCGGCGCAGCCATCGGATCGCCCGAGTCGAATCCGGCAAGGACGCGAAACAGGAGATCCAGATCTTCCACCGAGCGCGCCATCGGCCCCACGACTCCGAGAAGAGCAAAAGGGCCGGCACTCTCGGGCCAGTGTCCCGTAATAGGAATCCGCCCAGGAGTGGGCTTCAATCCGCAGATGCCGCTGAAGTGTGCCGGGACGCGAATCGAGCCGCCTCCGTCGCTTCCAATGCCGGCAGCACACAAGCCCGCAGCGACAGCCGCAGCCTCCCCTCCGCTTGAGCCGCCGGGAGTGCGCTCAGGCGCCCAAGGACTATTTGTGCGTCCATATAGGGGGTTCTCCGTGTGATATGCCATGAGCATCTCGGGGACATTGGTGTTGCCGAGAACAATTGCTCCGGCTCTCTTCAGCCGTTGAACGAGCACTGCATCTTTCTTAGCAATGAGTCCGGCACGAGTGCGACTTCCGCACTCAAACTTCAATCCCTCGACAGCAATCGAGCTCTTGATGCTGACAGGAATCCCGTGTAGCGGACCAAGAACGTCTCCGCGGTGCGCGGCTTTCTCGGCCGTTTGAGCTTCCATGAGAGCCTGGTCGGCTCGCAGTTCAATGAAAGCGTTCAGTTTTGGATTGAGGCGCTCGATTCGAGCCAAGTGCGCGTTCACGACGTCCACCGGCGAGATCTGACGGGAGCGGACCAGCTCCACCATTCGACTAGCGGGCAGTTGGTGAAGGTCCATTGAGATGAACTACTGCAGGAAGTTTCGGATCAGCTTGGCGCCGTCTGGCGTGAGCACGCTCTCAGGATGAAACTGCACGCCTTCTACGGGAAGTTCTCGATGACGTAGTCCCATGATCACGGTCTTGCCGTTTTCCTCGCTGCGCGCGGAAATCTCGAGCTCCTTCGGCAGGCTTTTTTCCTCCACGATCAGGGAGTGATAACGATTGGCGACCATGGGCGAATTGACTCCGCGGAAGATGGTACGGCCGTCATGCTCTACCATGCTGGTCTTGCCATGCATGATGCGATCCGAGCGAATGACCACTCCGCCAAACGCGGCGCCGATGGCCTGATGTCCAAGGCACACGCCGAGGATTGGAATCTTGCCGGCGAAATGGCGAATTAGCTCGAGGGAGATACCGGCTTCGTTAGGAGTGCACGGTCCAGGTGAAAGCACGATCTTGCGTGGAGCCATCTGCTGGATCTCGTCCAGGGTGACTTGGTCGTTCCGGCGGACCTGCACGTCTTCTCCTGTCTCCCCAATGTACTGGACGAGATTGAAGGTGAAGGAATCGTAGTTGTCGAGCACGAAGATCATGATCAACTTGTAAGCGGCTAGCTCCTAAGCTTCTGAGCAATTCTTCCCAAGCTTATGATTCTAGTTTTCCAAAGCTTAGCAGCTCCAAAGCTTAGCAGCTCAGAAGCTTAGCAGCTCAGAAGCTATTCGTAATTCCTCGCCATCCCGACTGCTCGCAGCAGAGCTTTGGCTTTGTTGAGGCATTCCTGGTATTCCGTTTCGGGAACTGAGTCGGCTACGATTCCGGCGCCCGCTTGTACGTAAGCGCGCCGCCCTTGGACAAACATGGTGCGGATGGCAATGCACGAATCCAGATTGCCGGCGAAATCGGCATACAAAATAGCACCGCCGTAGATTCCACGGCGGACGGGCTCAAGTTCTTCGATGATCTCCATCGCCCGTACCTTGGGAGCTCCACTGAGCGTGCCCGCTGGAAATGCCGCAGCAAAGGCGTCAATGGCATGAAATTCTGGGCGCAACTTGCTCTCGATCGCCGAGACCAGGTGCATCACGTGTGAATAGCGCTCGACAAACATGAAGTCCTTTACCTGCACCGAGCCATACTCGCTGACACGCCCCAGATCATTGCGTCCAAGATCCACAAGCATCACGTGCTCGGCGCGCTCCTTTTCGTCTTCACGCAGCTCCTGCTCCCAGCGGCGATCTTCTTCCGGGTCAGCACTGCGCGGACGTGTTCCCGCTATGGGACGGTACTCCAGCTTCCGGCCGCTCACGCGCACAAGCATCTCGGGAGAGGACCCCAGTACTTGAAAATTGCGTGTCTGCAGAAAGTACAGATACGGTGAGGGGTTAATCATGCGCAGTGCGCGATAGATCTCGAACGCAGGCACACCGGGTTCAAGTTCCATGCGCTGAGAGAGGACGATCTGAAAAGCATCTCCTGCGCCAATGTATTCCTTAGCCTTCAAGATGCTCTTGAGGAACGCACTGCGTCCGGTGGTTTCTTTCAGCTTATAGCCCTCTTTACGCGGACGGACTCTGGGTGGAGAAGCTCCGCGCGCGAGCTTGCGCTCCAGGCCTGCGATGTCCTTCACCGCGCGTTCGTATGCTTGTTTTGGCTGTTCGTCGCGAACGTTTGCGACGGCGATGATGTGAATCTGCTTGCGCAGGTGATCGAACGCGAGTACGCGATCGAAGAACATCAGGAAGGAATCGGGAGCCTTGAGATCGTCACGCGCCTTTTCAGGAAGTTTCTCGAGCTGGCGCACGGCATCGTAGGCGATGAATCCGACGGCTCCGCAATTGAATGGGGGTAGGTCAGGCAATGCCGCGGGCTGATGTTCGCGCAGCAGCCGCGCCAGAACATCGAACAGTTTTCCTTTGCTGCGTTCGACAGTTCGTCCCCTTCGAATCGTGATCTGTTCATTGCGGCTCTCGAGGACCATATAGGGACGAACCCCGAGAAACGTGTAGCGTCCAATCCTCTCTCCACCCTCAACTGACTCCAACAGAAACGCCTCCTGCTCTCCTGTAGAAATGCCGAGGAAAGCGGAAACCGGAGTCAGCAGATCTGCCATCACCGTCTTGACGACGGGAACCAGAGTGGCGGTCCGCGCGAGATCTTGGAATTCCTTGAGTTGTGGTCGGAGCATCAACAGAGAAAAGAGCAAATTATACGTGGCATGGAAATAACTGGGGTAGTATGGCTGCAACCTTCAAAAGGCTTTTTAGAGCTTTATGAGCCCCAGGACAGAAGCGAACCTCGGCTCAATCTTCGCCGCCGCCGGCGTAGGTTGGGCCGTTTATTACGGCACTTACGTTGCGCACGACATCGCGCAAGGTTTCACTGCCGTGTATCTCAAGTCGGGGCCACTCGAGGTAAGCGCAATCGGCATCCTTATTTGGTTGCATGCCAAGTGGCGAAGTGCAACGCGCGTCGACAAGTGACGCAACCCGAACAACCCACGAATGCTCCATAGCGGCTTGGCTTGGCTACGGCTCGCCTGCTGCGACCTTCAGTTCATTGACTTCTGGCTCAACGGTTGTCCCCTCAGGCTGGCCGGACGCCGCGAGCTTGGCCAGAAT encodes the following:
- a CDS encoding aminodeoxychorismate/anthranilate synthase component II, producing MIFVLDNYDSFTFNLVQYIGETGEDVQVRRNDQVTLDEIQQMAPRKIVLSPGPCTPNEAGISLELIRHFAGKIPILGVCLGHQAIGAAFGGVVIRSDRIMHGKTSMVEHDGRTIFRGVNSPMVANRYHSLIVEEKSLPKELEISARSEENGKTVIMGLRHRELPVEGVQFHPESVLTPDGAKLIRNFLQ
- a CDS encoding PLP-dependent cysteine synthase family protein, with the translated sequence MASQVLGNTQLERIGNTPLVRLGRIAESVPGVQILGKGEWANPGGSVKDRPALNIVREAERNGQLSGRTLLDATSGNTGIAYAMIGAARGFPVKLCMPSNVSLERKRILKAYGAEIVFTDPNDGSDGAIRKAQELAAGDPGKYFYADQYSNDANWRAHYHTTANEIWNQTEGRVTHFVATMGTSGTFVGCTRRLRELNPQIQCISLQPDSPFHGLEGLKHMATAIVPKIYDPSLADEDHGISTEAAYAMLKRLAREEGLLVGISSGAAVVGALELAQRLDKTGWIEKNGEAVIVTVLCDSADKYLSERLWEE
- a CDS encoding ubiquitin-like small modifier protein 1; this translates as MKIFIPTPLRQYAGKQDAVEVHASTVGDALSKLTSTHPDLKRHLYTDDGKLRAFVNLYLNDEDVRYLSDKENTRVKDGDHLSIIPSIAGGVEPAGELVRLLHPITRWPDHPIFEDARNGRN
- the trpE gene encoding anthranilate synthase component I, yielding MLRPQLKEFQDLARTATLVPVVKTVMADLLTPVSAFLGISTGEQEAFLLESVEGGERIGRYTFLGVRPYMVLESRNEQITIRRGRTVERSKGKLFDVLARLLREHQPAALPDLPPFNCGAVGFIAYDAVRQLEKLPEKARDDLKAPDSFLMFFDRVLAFDHLRKQIHIIAVANVRDEQPKQAYERAVKDIAGLERKLARGASPPRVRPRKEGYKLKETTGRSAFLKSILKAKEYIGAGDAFQIVLSQRMELEPGVPAFEIYRALRMINPSPYLYFLQTRNFQVLGSSPEMLVRVSGRKLEYRPIAGTRPRSADPEEDRRWEQELREDEKERAEHVMLVDLGRNDLGRVSEYGSVQVKDFMFVERYSHVMHLVSAIESKLRPEFHAIDAFAAAFPAGTLSGAPKVRAMEIIEELEPVRRGIYGGAILYADFAGNLDSCIAIRTMFVQGRRAYVQAGAGIVADSVPETEYQECLNKAKALLRAVGMARNYE
- a CDS encoding amidase, which translates into the protein MDLHQLPASRMVELVRSRQISPVDVVNAHLARIERLNPKLNAFIELRADQALMEAQTAEKAAHRGDVLGPLHGIPVSIKSSIAVEGLKFECGSRTRAGLIAKKDAVLVQRLKRAGAIVLGNTNVPEMLMAYHTENPLYGRTNSPWAPERTPGGSSGGEAAAVAAGLCAAGIGSDGGGSIRVPAHFSGICGLKPTPGRIPITGHWPESAGPFALLGVVGPMARSVEDLDLLFRVLAGFDSGDPMAAPIPLHDVSDEELKKITIGYFEEHISAPVTGETRAAVRTAVSVLKDSGLHVEHFEPDVLDEARGHWWKLFVRLAAEMLAPEFKGRECETSAILTYSDRPPTKEELLAAWFGRDQLRLRLMQQMAQVPVLICPVCSIPAFRHGEREWSVNGKQVSYMDAMSYTQWFNLLGNPGVVIPVGTSPEGLPLGVQIVGQQNAEELILKVARVLEQALGSARQAPMMLEDNVAAGLS
- a CDS encoding M67 family metallopeptidase produces the protein MLKISQFEYDAIRQHGEETYPHECCGVLLASSDGETRNVTKTVRCGNTRSDSPHNRYHIAPQELVRIQRQAREAGLEIVGFYHSHPDHPARWSQTDLAEAHWIGCSYVITSVERGQAKITNSFELAGETEENKHFEDEAVNVVVETAAIANESRR